From the genome of Malus sylvestris chromosome 13, drMalSylv7.2, whole genome shotgun sequence:
CAACCAACTTAGTCTCATAAGAGATCTTCTCAATTGTCTCAGAGATAGCATCTCCTTCGATCACACTGTACTTGTAGACAAAGTTGTCCTTGTCAACCCCATCAATTCTGTGCTTCACATAGCTGTATGTGCTACCTTCACCGAAGTTGATCTTCTTAATGGTTCCAACTCCTCCATCTCCTTCAAGGATCTCAGCGCTCTTCACTGCTTGTGGTGCAATCTTGGGGATGAGGTTGTCAGCATCAAGAACAAAGGCATTGAACAACCTAGTAGGGGGGATGACAGAGGTGAACTCGGATTCGTATGTGAAAACACCCATGATTCTGAGAAGTGTTTGGAaggtaagaaaataaaaattgatgaaTAGGAAGATGATGTAATGGGAGGTTTTGAGTTGTGAAGAAGTGAGGGAGCAGGTATGGTATTTATAGGGTGAGGCTGAAGGTTGATCAAAACGTTTTATTATGCAAGTTCCTGCTTGGTTCTATGCATTTACGTGGGAACCATTACTTTTTCTACatgaaattttgtattttagTCAAGGGGAAGGGAAGGACCATCTGgatattgaaaaagaaaatacccaATTAATCACGAGGTCGAGTAACCTC
Proteins encoded in this window:
- the LOC126595592 gene encoding major strawberry allergen Fra a 1-3-like, with translation MGVFTYESEFTSVIPPTRLFNAFVLDADNLIPKIAPQAVKSAEILEGDGGVGTIKKINFGEGSTYSYVKHRIDGVDKDNFVYKYSVIEGDAISETIEKISYETKLVAAGSGSVIKSTSHYHTKGDVEIKEEHVKAGKEKASHLFKLIENYLLEHQDAYN